In Saccharothrix syringae, the following are encoded in one genomic region:
- the cyaB gene encoding class IV adenylate cyclase, giving the protein MKYTEVEQKYALPDADADAVTARLTELGATAAEPSRQIDAYYNHPGRDFLAPDTITEWVRFRTEQRGSSFNYKQWHKPGEGTAHATEYETPVGDIEALRHAFEALGFPPLVTVDKTRTTWQLDDVEIALDRVADAGDFVEFEFKGEADTVEDAHARLDKTIADLGVDLGERVNRGYPHILLGRER; this is encoded by the coding sequence GTGAAGTACACCGAGGTCGAGCAGAAGTACGCCCTGCCCGACGCCGACGCCGACGCCGTCACCGCCCGCCTCACCGAACTGGGCGCCACCGCCGCCGAACCGTCCCGCCAGATCGACGCCTACTACAACCACCCGGGCCGCGACTTCCTCGCCCCGGACACCATCACCGAGTGGGTGCGTTTCCGCACCGAGCAGCGCGGCTCCTCGTTCAACTACAAGCAGTGGCACAAGCCCGGCGAGGGCACCGCCCACGCCACCGAGTACGAGACCCCCGTCGGCGACATCGAGGCCCTGCGCCACGCGTTCGAGGCCCTGGGCTTCCCACCGCTGGTCACCGTCGACAAGACCCGCACCACCTGGCAACTGGACGACGTCGAGATCGCGCTCGACCGCGTCGCCGACGCCGGCGACTTCGTCGAGTTCGAGTTCAAGGGCGAGGCCGACACCGTCGAGGACGCCCACGCCCGGCTGGACAAGACCATCGCCGACCTCGGCGTCGACCTGGGCGAACGCGTCAACCGCGGCTACCCCCACATCCTGCTGGGCCGCGAACGCTGA
- a CDS encoding aldo/keto reductase: MHSTVIIFSGVQRIARPALDNFGTDHLDVYFVHSTDFGEQDHYLTGVVDLLDEWRVQGLIRAVGMRAPHTFAEQWADQDRPEAADTGRFLRLFHTIRPDVLTARYNLLSPLYGAGETDIFAFARRHQAGVLIKQALGQGLLIGAHDHRAPRHFSDTDHRHHDPRFAPDALRRLADRLAPLHALHGTGTTGLARVALRYALHHAPDSIVLVGFRDPEQIHTDVTCLGGPLTDDEVARIRAALHPDTPEGHRP, translated from the coding sequence ATGCACTCCACGGTGATCATCTTCAGCGGGGTGCAGCGGATCGCGCGTCCGGCCCTGGACAACTTCGGCACCGACCACCTCGACGTCTACTTCGTGCACAGCACCGACTTCGGCGAACAGGACCACTACCTCACCGGCGTGGTCGACCTGCTCGACGAGTGGCGCGTCCAGGGCCTGATCCGCGCGGTCGGGATGCGCGCCCCGCACACCTTCGCCGAGCAGTGGGCCGACCAGGACCGGCCCGAGGCCGCCGACACCGGCCGGTTCCTGCGGCTGTTCCACACCATCCGACCCGACGTCCTCACCGCCCGCTACAACCTGCTCAGCCCGCTCTACGGCGCGGGCGAGACCGACATCTTCGCCTTCGCCCGCCGCCACCAGGCAGGGGTGCTGATCAAGCAGGCACTCGGCCAAGGGCTGCTCATCGGCGCCCACGACCACCGCGCCCCACGCCACTTCAGCGACACCGACCACCGCCACCACGACCCCCGCTTCGCCCCCGACGCGCTGCGCCGGCTGGCCGACCGGCTCGCGCCGCTGCACGCCCTCCACGGCACCGGCACCACCGGGCTGGCCCGCGTCGCGCTGCGCTACGCACTGCACCACGCCCCCGACTCGATCGTGCTCGTCGGGTTCCGAGACCCTGAACAGATCCACACCGACGTCACGTGCCTGGGCGGCCCGCTCACCGACGACGAGGTCGCCCGGATCCGCGCGGCACTGCACCCCGACACCCCGGAAGGACACCGTCCGTGA
- a CDS encoding DUF5753 domain-containing protein, producing the protein MLNEGGSAQRRELGRELRRARLASQVTVKQLLSVMGWTDGMLHHLERGRRGTNPLDVARLLGACHSDLPTHARVHHLLQEPAADHVVRAHPALAPDDLAMLAAHEDIATTITIYSRLRIPDLVQTEDYARAVLAHLPDAARRVDLRMARQQRLLDRTPAPTVTVYLHEAALGRAALGSLGDDTIAHGQLLALAPRHDDHPWRIRLVPDIPEAPPWAWTLMPWSWTLMTFPEPIRTLTYSETPTATVFTEGDEHVYPPQLDLLDRIALSRTATTTRLRLLAEELHAPEPTTGATATPSTTPSPDRPEAP; encoded by the coding sequence TTGCTCAATGAGGGCGGCAGCGCCCAGCGCAGGGAACTGGGCCGGGAACTGCGCCGCGCCCGACTGGCCTCCCAGGTCACCGTCAAACAACTGCTGTCCGTGATGGGCTGGACGGACGGCATGCTGCACCACCTGGAACGGGGCAGGCGCGGCACGAACCCCCTCGACGTCGCCCGGCTCCTCGGCGCCTGCCACAGCGACCTCCCCACCCACGCGCGGGTCCACCACCTGCTCCAGGAACCCGCCGCCGACCACGTCGTGCGCGCGCATCCGGCACTGGCCCCCGACGACCTGGCGATGCTGGCCGCCCACGAGGACATCGCCACGACGATCACGATCTACAGCCGCCTGCGCATACCCGATCTGGTACAGACCGAGGACTACGCCCGCGCCGTCCTCGCGCACCTGCCCGACGCCGCCAGACGTGTCGACCTCCGCATGGCACGCCAACAACGACTGCTCGACCGCACACCCGCCCCCACGGTGACCGTGTACCTGCACGAGGCCGCCCTGGGACGCGCCGCCCTGGGCAGCCTCGGCGACGACACGATCGCACACGGGCAACTGCTGGCCCTGGCACCACGCCACGACGACCATCCGTGGCGGATCCGGCTGGTCCCCGACATCCCCGAGGCACCGCCCTGGGCCTGGACCCTGATGCCCTGGTCCTGGACCCTGATGACCTTCCCCGAGCCGATCAGGACTCTGACCTACAGCGAAACCCCCACCGCCACCGTGTTCACCGAAGGCGACGAGCACGTCTACCCGCCACAGCTGGACCTGCTGGACCGCATCGCGCTGTCGCGGACCGCGACCACCACACGGCTGCGCCTCCTGGCCGAGGAACTCCACGCCCCGGAGCCGACCACCGGCGCCACGGCAACCCCATCCACCACCCCGTCCCCCGACCGACCGGAGGCACCGTGA
- a CDS encoding helix-turn-helix domain-containing protein: MDGNAQARELGEELRRARRNSGMTIEEILSVLGWAKVTLLRLEDGRRGKSAWDIARLLGVLHADTETCERVNRLLRQPVTREFVRSHPRRAHDDLAVLAVHEQRAATITTYDRTGVPPLLQTEDYARLDLAYTQDVDHALRIRLDRQKRMYEDWTPETPAVFYIHESALSTPVPDDDATDVMCNQLLWLAFAGREFHRRVRLVPAARHGPRHPFTLMTFARPLRSLAYTGTATATVFTEGHDAVYRPLVAELDRIALDPDRTVEELHRRADALSGTAIHQAATTSSQGHPAR; this comes from the coding sequence GTGGACGGAAACGCACAGGCCAGAGAACTCGGAGAAGAACTCCGCCGCGCCCGCCGGAATAGCGGGATGACCATCGAGGAAATCCTGTCGGTCCTCGGCTGGGCAAAGGTCACGCTGCTCAGGCTCGAAGATGGAAGACGCGGTAAAAGCGCCTGGGACATCGCCCGCCTGCTCGGCGTGCTCCACGCCGACACCGAAACGTGCGAACGGGTCAACCGACTGCTGCGACAACCCGTCACCAGGGAATTCGTCCGGTCGCACCCGCGGCGGGCGCACGACGACCTGGCGGTGCTGGCGGTCCATGAGCAGCGGGCGGCGACCATCACGACCTACGACCGCACGGGCGTGCCACCGCTGCTGCAAACCGAGGACTACGCCCGACTCGACCTCGCGTACACGCAGGACGTCGACCACGCCCTCCGCATCCGGCTGGACCGGCAGAAACGCATGTACGAGGACTGGACACCGGAGACGCCCGCGGTGTTCTACATCCACGAATCGGCACTCTCGACACCCGTTCCGGATGACGACGCAACGGACGTCATGTGCAACCAGTTGCTGTGGTTGGCATTCGCGGGCAGGGAATTCCATCGCCGCGTACGACTGGTACCGGCCGCGCGACACGGCCCACGGCATCCGTTTACCCTGATGACCTTCGCCCGGCCCTTGCGGTCATTGGCCTACACCGGGACGGCCACCGCAACGGTATTCACCGAAGGACACGACGCCGTCTACAGGCCGTTGGTGGCCGAGTTGGACCGGATCGCGCTCGATCCGGACCGGACCGTCGAGGAGTTGCACCGTCGCGCCGACGCCCTCAGCGGCACCGCGATCCACCAGGCGGCCACCACGTCCAGCCAAGGACACCCCGCCCGATGA
- a CDS encoding DUF2017 family protein: MIPITADYFDAAPVPDGVLVRMAANVEDTLAHQITGLIGFLQAPAVTRAQARLHRRVFPDAYRSRAAARDFRGRHAADLHDTAAAERVLARCRERSPFVLDRSELQDWLSTVGLLRLLDEPRRGGRRSVSGAWYGHIQDSLVLAADPGLATGWDRL, translated from the coding sequence ATGATCCCGATTACCGCGGACTACTTCGACGCGGCGCCGGTGCCCGACGGCGTGCTGGTGCGGATGGCGGCCAATGTGGAGGACACGCTGGCCCACCAGATCACCGGCCTGATCGGGTTCCTCCAAGCGCCGGCGGTCACCCGTGCGCAGGCCCGGCTGCATCGGCGGGTGTTCCCCGACGCCTACCGCTCTCGCGCCGCAGCCCGGGACTTCCGGGGCCGCCACGCCGCGGATCTGCACGACACGGCCGCGGCCGAACGGGTGCTGGCGCGCTGCCGGGAGCGTTCACCGTTCGTGCTGGACCGGTCGGAGCTGCAGGACTGGTTGTCCACGGTGGGGCTGCTGCGGTTGCTGGACGAGCCGCGCCGCGGCGGCCGGCGTTCGGTGAGCGGCGCCTGGTACGGCCACATCCAGGACAGCCTGGTGCTGGCGGCCGATCCGGGCCTGGCCACCGGCTGGGACCGGCTCTGA
- a CDS encoding SAM-dependent methyltransferase, which produces MDQNVPATSSVRPGDGITAFVGDGTGDAGASAVDAPGTAPPPHVSGIGPGVAHPGRATDYLVGGGHNFRVDRDLAGQWLRACPECRAAAVASRAFQRRAVRHAAARGLRRFVDLGCGPGGVGAPHTVLADQPQATVTYVCSDGIEAALGRRLVGESRYAVVLADPRLPISTWTRVLITERCAPCDPVVLVAVGLAEHLDGTGGWGSVLAGWRRILPVGSLLVVSAALKTAARPGPGPERALAAAVERAGWTVQAPVQRANRWCPEVDVDVPAPPVCLAVNAEPATAGPL; this is translated from the coding sequence GTGGACCAGAACGTGCCCGCCACGTCGTCGGTACGACCCGGAGACGGCATCACCGCCTTCGTCGGCGACGGAACCGGTGATGCCGGGGCATCGGCAGTAGACGCCCCGGGCACGGCGCCACCGCCGCACGTGTCGGGCATCGGTCCCGGCGTCGCGCACCCCGGGCGCGCGACGGACTATCTCGTGGGAGGAGGTCACAACTTCCGGGTCGACCGCGACCTGGCCGGGCAGTGGCTCAGGGCCTGTCCCGAGTGCAGGGCGGCCGCGGTGGCGAGTCGGGCCTTCCAACGTCGCGCGGTGCGCCATGCCGCCGCCCGAGGGCTGCGGCGGTTCGTGGACCTGGGGTGCGGGCCGGGAGGCGTCGGCGCGCCGCACACGGTCCTGGCCGACCAGCCGCAGGCCACGGTGACCTACGTGTGCTCCGACGGCATCGAGGCCGCGTTGGGACGCCGGCTCGTCGGGGAATCCCGGTACGCGGTGGTGCTCGCCGACCCCCGCCTGCCGATCTCGACGTGGACCCGGGTGCTGATCACCGAGCGGTGCGCGCCGTGTGATCCGGTCGTGCTGGTGGCGGTGGGACTGGCCGAGCACCTCGACGGCACCGGTGGATGGGGATCGGTGTTGGCGGGCTGGCGCCGGATCCTGCCGGTCGGGTCGCTGCTGGTGGTCTCCGCGGCACTCAAGACCGCCGCCCGCCCGGGGCCCGGCCCGGAGCGGGCACTGGCGGCCGCGGTCGAGCGGGCCGGTTGGACAGTGCAAGCGCCCGTGCAACGCGCCAACCGATGGTGTCCCGAGGTCGACGTCGACGTCCCCGCGCCCCCGGTGTGTCTGGCGGTCAACGCCGAACCCGCAACTGCGGGTCCGCTGTGA